A region of Candidatus Neomarinimicrobiota bacterium DNA encodes the following proteins:
- a CDS encoding TfoX/Sxy family protein, translated as MIELLSPLITGKFNRISFEYKHFFSGAALFANGKICMTLTPVGLALKLPEQLRESLIKEEGAKKLRYFPKAPIKKDYVVLPKNLMNDQSTFNNIIEVCVNYAANN; from the coding sequence ATGATTGAACTGCTGAGCCCGCTTATTACGGGAAAATTCAACCGAATCAGCTTCGAGTATAAACATTTTTTCAGCGGCGCTGCGCTCTTCGCGAACGGAAAAATATGCATGACCCTTACGCCTGTCGGGCTTGCGTTGAAGCTGCCCGAGCAGCTTAGAGAATCGTTGATAAAAGAAGAAGGTGCTAAAAAGCTCCGATACTTTCCCAAGGCGCCGATAAAAAAGGATTATGTAGTATTACCTAAAAATTTGATGAATGATCAATCGACTTTCAATAATATCATCGAGGTTTGTGTCAATTATGCGGCGAATAATTAA